Proteins encoded within one genomic window of Plasmodium cynomolgi strain B DNA, chromosome 11, whole genome shotgun sequence:
- a CDS encoding RNA methyltransferase (putative), giving the protein VKKIVIVFSDFANKSYESSRVLKNEEIKNALQLGLEQAMCTQFPEVFIHYSFSSFVMNMDRYSDEKTIKLCAHTEVRTSASYVEREILCRERGKILLMVGCERGFSELEIYLIRKLEFRFFNLTERILKCETALLVIIGQLLLLTENEALRPSGRKMLREGGEGGEVGEVSHVSGLSNVSGVSNASGVGRHNGCASSEQGPHGPPTENGPLGEIKKLLATEPSFPHQLVKAVNDFINSTANHSDALESNPCDEQKNGNITGGTSDIDTLLRSIHTLSSNKDKEENFENIYLSLLLKKIKYKNKFIQSYTDQQNNVDDDGVFIYRTQPYVSKKKKARPDEL; this is encoded by the coding sequence gtgaaaaaaattgtcatcgTTTTTTCCGACTTTGCAAATAAATCGTATGAATCAAGTAGAgtcttaaaaaatgaggaaataaaaaatgccctTCAACTTGGATTGGAACAAGCCATGTGTACCCAGTTCCCAGAAGTCTTTATTCACTACTCATTTAGTTCGTTTGTTATGAATATGGATAGATATAGTGACGAGAAAACGATCAAGCTGTGTGCACATACTGAGGTTAGAACAAGCGCGAGTTACGTAGAACGAGAAATTTTGTGTAGAGAGCGAGGGAAGATACTCCTTATGGTAGGTTGTGAGAGGGGATTTTCAGAACTTGAAATTTATTTGATTAGAAAATTGGAGTTTcgcttttttaatttgacgGAGCGGATATTGAAGTGCGAAACGGCTTTGCTGGTGATCATCGGGCAGTTGTTATTACTCACGGAGAACGAGGCGCTGCGGCCCAGCGGGCGAAAAATGCTACGCGAGGGGGGCGAGGGGGGCGAAGTGGGAGAGGTGAGCCATGTTAGCGGCTTGAGTAATGTTAGCGGCGTGAGTAATGCTAGCGGCGTGGGCCGCCATAACGGCTGCGCCAGTTCAGAGCAGGGCCCGCACGGCCCCCCAACTGAAAACGGTCCCCTCggcgaaattaaaaaattgctagcGACGGAGCCGTCTTTTCCCCACCAGTTGGTAAAGGCCGTAAACGATTTTATTAACAGCACAGCTAACCATAGTGACGCGCTCGAAAGTAACCCCTGtgatgagcaaaaaaatggcaacataACCGGAGGGACGAGCGACATTGATACCCTCCTTCGAAGCATACACACGCTAAGTTCAAACAAGgacaaagaggaaaattttgaaaatatctATCTAAGTCTGctactgaaaaaaattaagtacaaaaataaatttattcagTCCTACACCGATCAGCAAAATAATGTGGACGACGACGGAGTATTTATATACAGAACGCAACCGTAtgtgtccaaaaaaaaaaaggcccgTCCTGACGAGCTGTAG
- a CDS encoding hypothetical protein (putative), translating to MMRDSHDILDLTFISIITPLSNEKVKKYLVFRCLSRICVSLSSAFSLNAKIYMYKNNSDNLLLTQVLIYNEILVKVLKICWLYKLRSFVDSNIKKCRLLSTVFYVIGIYLDLVSTLDFLKNSFFFPCSLYVLSSTLKSLSIMTYASIRSATYLRLCEILNKQNESIPSVLDNSNSTSRVNSTNDHLITEEQNRERTDGVKSKEENVAIRLGEDTHVPIFGAEQGDNTPRVSLSNGTPHSEGGNYCSSRANNLVNTVKKTYFVGEVSVLTDLLASLVDLLTVVLLAWTTKYIKKKIYFYFLLSSLHLFFSYKELQCLLK from the coding sequence cagcATAATTACACCCCTGTCGaatgaaaaagtgaaaaagtaCTTGGTCTTCCGATGCCTGTCTCGCATATGCGTATCGTTAAGTAGCGCCTTCTCCctaaatgcaaaaatatacatgtataagAATAATAGTGATAATTTATTGCTGACCCAAGTGTTAATATACAACGAGATTCTCGTCAAGGTATTGAAAATATGTTGGCTGTACAAGCTGAGATCGTTTGTTGAtagtaatataaaaaagtgtaGACTTTTGTCGACTGTCTTTTACGTTATTGGCATATACTTGGACTTAGTGTCTACTCTggactttttaaaaaattccttttttttcccttgctCCTTGTATGTCCTTTCTTCCACACTTAAGAGCTTAAGCATCATGACTTATGCATCCATTCGGTCTGCCACTTACCTTCGTCTGTGTGAAATTTTGAACAAGCAAAACGAGAGTATCCCCTCGGTGCTTGACAATAGTAATAGCACAAGCAGAGTGAACTCCACAAATGATCACTTAATTACTGAGGAACAAAATCGGGAACGTACAGATGGGGTAAAGTCCAAGGAGGAAAATGTGGCAATACGCTTGGGGGAAGATACACATGTACCTATTTTTGGTGCAGAGCAGGGAGATAACACCCCTCGGGTGAGTTTATCAAATGGGACACCCCACAGTGAAGGTGGCAACTATTGCAGCAGTCGAGCTAATAACCTTGTGAACACCGTGAAGAAGACGTACTTCGTTGGGGAAGTCAGCGTGCTCACCGATTTACTGGCTTCCCTCGTGGACCTCCTCACCGTTGTGCTTCTCGCATGGACGACCAAGtacataaagaagaaaatttatttttacttcctccTGTCCTCTctgcatttgtttttttcctacaaGGAGTTGCAGTGCTTGTTGAAGTAA
- a CDS encoding tRNA modifying enzyme (putative): MNNKLKILTLLCVATTGTYYICVHKKKEIKQLLNSMFVKSKKKKHRRRDSVRRKNRSARKAKSLASLAPMGSESGEEEIVHVNEDTSVISSENDSYFLDAREETPRGGNGLAGGHTNGGSTRRGEASSEKGEGEEGEESTLTDVEDINNLNDRASYNVVQIKAKHRSRGKYLNGLRNGTPQKGVPPKGVPQKGVPSKGVPSKGTPQKGLPHEEEDFQCADNLKECGVILPEKYKIYFKSFGCAHNSSDSEFMMGLLGNYGFQFVKSVEECDICIINSCTVKNPSEESMKTIINYVHKLNKANRRRATGQMGKKGKRGKNGELGKKGPTDEGEQDPHADYLTTSSSGISDFEQDKGCGKGEASCCAEEACACAPAKGDSGLVKREAVKKTEKEAVKGAAATAPRGDIKIIVCGCVPQAEKDMEIFENVSLVGVSNIDKIVDVVENVINGYNVRYLKQGKKMTSLNLPKIRKNKYIEIININNGCLGNCTYCKTKFARGDLASYNIPDIINRIKHVCSEENIKEIWLTSEDTGAYGIDLNTNIVKLLKEILDTISNSDVMIRLGMTNPPYILKHVKDICNLLKHKNMYEFIHIPVQSGSNRVLKNMNREYQIEDFIYLVENLRKDVPNITIATDIICGFPYEMENDHVETVDLVKKYQFPILNISQFYPRRGTVAYGMKKINTKIVKKRSREVTDAFLSYTNNYKFLEGTTQRVLFTEVSTKSDDLIGHTKQYVKVLLQNRNNENAHLLSHFANCKIVSAHKWHVVAELA; the protein is encoded by the coding sequence ATGaataacaaattaaaaattttgaccCTTCTCTGTGTCGCCACCACCGGCACGTActacatatgtgtgcacaagaagaaagaaattaaacAGCTACTCAATTCCATGTTtgtaaaaagcaaaaagaagaagcacagACGGAGGGACAGTGTGCGGAGGAAGAATCGCAGTGCACGTAAGGCGAAGTCCTTGGCTAGCTTAGCACCGATGGGAAGTGAATccggagaagaagaaattgttCATGTGAATGAAGACACCTCTGTTATCAGCTCAGAAAAtgattcatattttcttgACGCGAGGGAAGAGACCCCACGGGGGGGGAATGGCCTGGCAGGCGGCCACACCAATGGGGGGAGCACGAGGAGGGGAGAAGCTTCCTccgaaaaaggagaaggagaagaaggagaagaaagcaCCCTGACGGATGTCGAAGATATTAACAACCTGAATGACAGAGCAAGTTACAACGTTGTGCAGATAAAGGCAAAGCATAGAAGCAGGGGGAAATACCTGAATGGGCTCCGGAATggaaccccccaaaaagggGTCCCTCCAAAGGGGGTCCCTCAAAAGGGAGTGCCTTCAAAGGGAGTGCCTTCAAAGGGGACCCCTCAAAAGGGACTTCCCCACGAAGAGGAAGATTTCCAATGTGCGGATAACTTAAAAGAATGCGGAGTCATCCTCCCggagaaatacaaaatatatttcaagtCCTTCGGATGCGCACACAACAGCTCGGACTCTGAATTTATGATGGGACTGCTGGGGAACTATGGATTTCAGTTTGTTAAAAGTGTGGAAGAGTGTGATATTTGCATAATTAATAGCTGCACGGTGAAAAATCCAAGTGAGGAAAGTATGAAGACCATTATCAATTATGTGCATAAGTTGAATAAGGCTAACAGGAGGAGGGCGACTGGtcaaatgggtaaaaaagggaaaaggggaaaaaatggagaactTGGGAAAAAGGGACCAACAGATGAGGGTGAACAGGACCCACATGCGGATTATCTCACCACGTCATCTTCTGGAATCTCGGATTTTGAGCAGGACAAGGGGTGCGGGAAGGGAGAAGCCAGCTGCTGCGCGGAAGAAGCGTGTGCATGTGCGCCAGCCAAGGGAGATTCGGGTTTGGTCAAAAGAGAAGCAGTGAagaaaacggaaaaggaaGCGGTGAAGGGAGCGGCCGCGACAGCCCCCCGCGGAGATATCAAAATTATCGTCTGCGGATGTGTGCCGCAAGCGGAGAAGGACATGGAGATATTCGAAAACGTGTCGCTCGTGGGGGTAAGCAATATTGACAAAATCGTGGACGTCGTGGAGAATGTGATTAACGGGTACAATGTGCGCTACCTGaagcaggggaaaaaaatgacctcACTAAATCTCccgaaaataagaaaaaacaagTACATAGAAATCATCAATATTAACAACGGGTGCTTGGGAAACTGCACCTACTGCAAGACCAAATTTGCCAGAGGGGACTTAGCTAGCTATAACATACCCGATATTATTAACAGAATAAAGCATGTGTGCAgtgaggaaaatataaaagaaatttgGTTGACGTCGGAAGACACAGGGGCATATGGAATAGATTTAAATACCAATATCGTCAAACTACTTAAAGAAATTCTGGACACCATTTCCAACAGCGACGTTATGATCCGCCTAGGCATGACGAACCCACCGTACATTCTGAAACACGTCAAAGATATATGCAATTTgttaaagcataaaaatatgtacgaGTTTATTCACATCCCTGTTCAGAGCGGCAGTAACAgagtgttaaaaaatatgaacagggAATATCAAATTGAAGATTTTATATACTTAGTGGAAAATTTAAGGAAGGATGTTCCAAATATAACCATTGCAACGGATATTATATGCGGATTTCCATACGAAATGGAGAATGATCACGTGGAAACTGTCGacttggtaaaaaaatatcaatttcCGATACTTAACATTTCCCAGTTTTATCCCAGAAGGGGCACTGTAGCTTAtggcatgaaaaaaattaacacaaaaattgtgaaaaaaagatcGAGAGAAGTAACGGATGCGTTTCTTTCCTATACGAACAAttacaaatttttggaaGGAACTACGCAGAGGGTTCTATTCACGGAAGTGTCCACAAAAAGTGATGACCTTATTGGGCACACGAAACAGTATGTTAAGGTGTTGCTGCAAAACAGGAACAATGAAAACGCCCATTTGTTGAGCCATTTCGCCAACTGCAAAATTGTTTCAGCTCATAAATGGCACGTAGTTGCGGAACTGGCG
- a CDS encoding hypothetical protein (putative): MVDVPRHYRKYYVSYKKIKRTILRMGRKYKKKEIKKINKFSEKKYDEIIDNLMTTYEQLKSVDSYPTKNEKEEMEKKIDLIGCDIVHFDFYIQKNCKILMKLGFFFDHVMSISINQWLLLGLIKEKFCNINVDELVVYLSLLYALHRSRCTVNAYNGTTPPDGSRTWVPPDTFERTSTKFLMKYEDIVYTKVRIVKHLPYLIFGLSNQDLEEHFQKFVQMKKRKFFDEMDGELEVTEGKNKSLNESQQITSVYLDNKEATCYSNRILRYENAQLIRFRWYNDNDGDPEKVIFIERKIHHEEWTGETSTKERFELEQKHVFRFMTGQMDVQKFFQKRRRGAAVGKQPTLVKDPTLVKAPSVGNLQKKAKKNEALATEIQDMIMKNGLEPIIRTSYLRSAFQLSNDNSVRISIDTNVSMLNEYVSKREHWCRLAEEALRTNEIRRLNYAIIEVKLKVEKIPQWVQAILNSNHFINAYKYSKYQTAMALLHPEKIKYIPVWIHANVHEKFKPDNNYAESVLTRCSSCGKADDTNVDSMQASVGVTIEKVGSITPAASNRHEVIPLQGNGSLPWNGRKIIDVNGFLHKTTNPSSHQPLEKWNMLDKTSLWLSHKYNRNKNVQEKINLLKIDPKINFAAERTFLHYSLVSVYITLLALFLEKYKNENEQLDLVIILLLATSFSSLISSYFLFLKRIEIIERRKTKEPLLGRRRFDSFYSPLIFLLLLFFSIILSIYFNFNVKAIK, from the exons ATGGTGGATGTGCCGAGGCATTACCGAAAGTACTACGTCTCGTACAAGAAGATTAAAAGAACCATACTCAGGATGGGgcgcaaatataaaaagaag GAAATCAAAAAGATAAACAAATTTtcggaaaaaaagtacgacGAAATTATTGACAACCTGATGACCACCTACGAGCAACTAAAGTCGGTCGACAGCTACCCCaccaaaaacgaaaaagaagaaatggaaaaaaaaatagacttAATAGGTTGTGACATTgtccattttgatttttacattcaaaaaaattgcaaaatattaatgaaattgggtttttttttcgatcaTGTAATGAGCATCTCCATTAACCAGTGGCTCCTTCTCGGCTtaataaaggaaaagttTTGCAACATTAATGTGGACGAGTTGGTGGTCTACCTGTCCCTTCTGTATGCCCTGCACCGTTCTCGCTGCACCGTAAACGCATACAACGGCACTACCCCCCCAGATGGTAGCAGGACCTGGGTCCCACCTGACACCTTCGAACGGACATCcacgaaatttttaatgaagtATGAGGACATCGTATACACTAAAGTCAGAATTGTAAAGCACTTGCCCTACTTAATATTCGGACTAAGCAATCAGGACCTGGAGGAACACTTCCAAAAGTTCGTacaaatgaagaagcggaaATTCTTTGATGAGATGGATGGAGAGTTAGAAGTTacagaggggaaaaacaaatcgcTGAATGAATCTCAACAAATAACTTCCGTCTATTTGGATAATAAAGAAGCCACGTGTTATAGTAACAGAATTTTGAGGTATGAGAATGCGCAGCTTATTCGGTTCAGGTGGTACAATGATAATGATGGGGACCCGGAGAAGGTCATTTTTATTGAGAGGAAGATTCACCACGAGGAGTGGACTGGAGAGACCTCCACCAAGGAGAGGTTCGAGTTGGAGCAGAAGCACGTGTTCAGGTTTATGACTGGCCAAATGGATGTGCAGAAGTTTTTCCAAAAGAGGAGAAGGGGAGCAGCAGTGGGGAAGCAGCCCACCTTGGTGAAAGATCCCACCCTGGTGAAAGCCCCCTCCGTGGGGAACTTGCAGAAGAAAGCGAAGAAGAACGAGGCGCTCGCAACGGAGATCCAAGACATGATAATGAAAAACGGCTTGGAACCAATCATCAGAACATCCTACCTCAGATCGGCGTTCCAACTCAGTAATGATAACTCCGTGAGGATTTCCATCGACACAAATGTATCAATGTTGAACGAATACGTAAGTAAAAGAGAGCACTGGTGTAGGCTAGCAGAGGAGGCCTTGCGAACAAATGAAATAAGGAGATTAAATTATGCAATCATTGAAGTTAAActaaaagtggagaaaatcCCCCAGTGGGTACAAGCCATATTAAACAGCAACCATTTTATTAacgcatataaatattcaaaatatcAAACAGCCATGGCTTTGCTACACccggagaaaataaaatacattcCTGTGTGGATCCATGCTAATGTCCATGAAAAATTCAAGCCTGACAATAATTATGCCGAGTCGGTTTTGACTCGGTGTAGTAGTTGTGGAAAGGCAGATGACACTAACGTCGATTCTATGCAGGCATCAGTTGGGGTGACCATCGAAAAAGTTGGCAGTATTACCCCTGCAGCAAGTAACCGCCACGAAGTAATCCCCCTACAGGGAAATGGTAGTCTCCCGTggaatggaagaaaaataattgatgTGAATggttttttacacaaaacgACCAACCCATCCTCTCATCAGCCTttagaaaaatggaacatgTTAGACAAAACTTCGCTCTGGCTGAGTCACAAATAtaacagaaataaaaatgtacaggAAAAAATCAACCTGCTGAAAATCGATcccaaaataaatttcgcCGCGGAGAGAACCTTTCTGCATTACTCCCTGGTCTCCGTGTATATCACCTTGTTGGCgctttttttagaaaaatataaaaatgaaaatgagcAATTGGATCTTGTCATTATTTTGCTCCTCGCaacttccttctcctctttGATATCCTCctacttcctctttttgAAGCGCATCGAGATTATTGAGCG GCGAAAGACGAAGGAACCGCTGCTTGGCCGCCGCCGCTTCGACAGCTTTTACAGccccctcatttttttactcctcctctttttctccatcATTTTGTCAATATATTTCAACTTCAACGTGAAGGCGATAAAG
- a CDS encoding hypothetical protein (putative) yields MSNGCKSWEYYIKGINPDYAPRKEMYHFLTEKKINVCRMTVYEIECFTKWIQMRRLYGNQFPRFPYEVTFEDKINQLREKYPLQG; encoded by the coding sequence ATGTCAAATGGATGCAAAAGTTGGGAATACTACATCAAAGGAATAAATCCAGACTATGCGCCAAGGAAAGAAATGTATCATTTTttgacggaaaaaaaaattaatgtgtGCAGAATGACTGTGTACGAAATTGAGTGTTTTACCAAGTGGATACAAATGAGAAGACTGTATGGCAATCAGTTCCCCCGATTTCCATACGAAGTAACATTCGAGGACAAAATTAACCAACTGAGGGAGAAGTATCCCTTACAGGGATGA
- a CDS encoding hypothetical protein (putative), whose product VFGSPFSDTYPKFIWKSLAKSRKGKDIFNPFFLALNKTRIYDHILKHNSRYWMFVVTGGCITSYFWGVWFNNFWKKINKGKLYIDCPYTYPEEED is encoded by the exons GTTTTCGGAAGTCCATTCAGTGATACCTACCCCAAGTTCATCTGGAAATCGCTTGCCAAGAGTAGGAAGGGCAAGGACATTTTCAACCCCTTTTTCCTTGCCCTGAATAAGACCAG AATCTATGACCATATACTGAAGCACAACAGCCGCTATTGGATGTTCGTCGTAACGGGCGGCTGCATCACGTCTTACTTTTGGGGTGTATGGTTTAATAACTTCTGGAAGAAGATAAACAAGGGG AAACTCTACATCGACTGCCCCTATACCTAcccggaggaggaagac